Proteins from one Leptospira perdikensis genomic window:
- a CDS encoding PIG-L deacetylase family protein, which yields MSKKVLVFTPHPDDETLGAGGFLLKKKQEGYQIIWLILTNMKKEFGWTPEQVDKRNQEIDEVSKLYPFDKVYNLELEPTGLDKYSLSELLTPINKIIKTEEPEIILLPSDNDPHSDHKIAYQVGISVSKKFRNPFIKQILEMEILSETNFGVFDSIQPNLFVDISDFFEKKVEILSKFNGEIGEHPFPRSLESIRALAILRGSQSNCKYAEAFRVIKSYE from the coding sequence ATGAGTAAAAAAGTTTTGGTTTTTACTCCACACCCTGATGATGAAACATTAGGCGCTGGAGGATTTCTTTTAAAAAAGAAACAAGAGGGTTACCAGATTATTTGGTTAATACTGACCAATATGAAAAAGGAGTTCGGTTGGACACCAGAGCAGGTCGATAAGCGAAATCAAGAAATTGACGAAGTATCAAAATTATATCCCTTCGATAAAGTTTATAATCTAGAATTGGAACCGACAGGTCTTGATAAATATTCTTTATCGGAACTTTTAACTCCTATCAATAAAATTATCAAAACTGAAGAGCCGGAAATAATTTTGTTACCGTCCGATAATGATCCACATTCCGATCATAAAATAGCCTATCAAGTAGGTATCTCTGTATCAAAAAAATTTAGAAATCCTTTTATTAAACAAATATTGGAAATGGAAATATTATCTGAAACTAATTTCGGAGTTTTTGATTCAATCCAGCCTAATCTATTCGTAGATATTTCAGATTTTTTTGAAAAGAAAGTTGAGATCTTATCTAAGTTTAATGGTGAAATAGGAGAACATCCTTTTCCAAGAAGTTTGGAATCAATACGAGCACTTGCTATATTGAGAGGCTCACAATCAAATTGTAAATATGCAGAAGCATTTCGTGTTATTAAATCATATGAATGA
- a CDS encoding methionyl-tRNA formyltransferase yields MRILFIGCVVYSKVILEHLLNENYEIVGVLTKDDTGFNADYFDISSIALKNNIPFLKTKNVNEEHILSWVKSLNADVTYCFGWNSLIGSDFISLIPRGVIGYHPASLPQNRGRHPIIWALVLGLKETASTFFMIGEGADDGDIVSQNKIPILEEDSSATLYDKLIESSKSQVIMFTNQLIDNSLVPIKQDHSASNVWRKRSKVDGKIDFRMSSRSIYNLVRALTKPYPGATVVSDGNEFVVWKVSIAETSLVNLEPGKVLAANENKYLVKCGLSTDAVLIEEHDFSNNISVGSYFI; encoded by the coding sequence ATGAGAATACTGTTTATTGGATGTGTAGTTTATTCAAAAGTTATACTTGAACATTTGCTAAATGAGAACTACGAAATAGTTGGTGTGTTAACTAAGGATGATACTGGGTTTAATGCTGACTATTTCGATATATCCTCTATCGCCCTGAAAAACAATATCCCATTTCTAAAAACAAAGAATGTAAACGAAGAACATATCTTAAGTTGGGTAAAATCTTTAAATGCAGATGTTACCTACTGTTTTGGTTGGAACAGTTTAATTGGTTCTGATTTTATTAGTTTGATCCCTCGTGGAGTGATTGGATACCATCCAGCAAGTCTTCCGCAAAATAGGGGTAGGCATCCGATCATTTGGGCTTTGGTTTTGGGATTAAAAGAAACAGCATCTACTTTTTTTATGATTGGGGAAGGTGCTGACGATGGTGATATTGTTTCTCAGAACAAAATTCCTATATTAGAGGAAGATAGTTCAGCAACGCTCTACGATAAATTAATTGAATCGTCCAAATCACAAGTCATCATGTTTACCAATCAGTTAATTGATAACTCTTTGGTTCCAATCAAACAAGATCATTCGGCTTCCAACGTTTGGAGAAAACGCTCCAAGGTCGATGGAAAAATTGATTTTCGTATGTCTTCAAGAAGCATTTACAATCTAGTTCGTGCTTTGACGAAACCTTATCCAGGGGCTACTGTTGTTTCGGATGGTAACGAATTTGTCGTATGGAAAGTTTCTATAGCTGAAACAAGTTTAGTGAATCTAGAACCTGGTAAGGTTTTGGCCGCTAATGAAAATAAGTATTTAGTTAAATGTGGTCTATCAACGGATGCAGTTTTAATTGAAGAACATGATTTTTCTAATAATATTTCTGTAGGCAGTTATTTTATATGA
- the neuC gene encoding UDP-N-acetylglucosamine 2-epimerase has product MTKICVITGTRAEYGLLKGLMKLLQSSSSFNLQVIATGMHLSPEFGLTYKEIEKDGFNIDRKIEILLSSDSPTSISKSMGLAMISISEALEQLKPDLLILLGDRFEIFACASCAMIARIPIAHLHGGERTEGLIDEAIRHSVTKMSLLHFVATEEYRKRVVQLGEDEERVFNCGGLGVDLIKNINLMKKDELEKSLNFQFKNKNLLVTFHPVTLENNTSEFQFKEICKVLSNYVSKGNGVIFTKANSDTDGRIINKIIDEFVSNNGNCVAFESLGALRYLSVLQYIDGVLGNSSSGLLEVPSFQKGTINVGERQKGRVMAESVIQCESDEISISKAVETLYSVEFQNKLKQVTSPYGNGGASAEIFKILQGIDFQKISVKKPFRDLLLFI; this is encoded by the coding sequence ATGACAAAAATCTGCGTTATTACTGGAACTCGTGCAGAATATGGACTTCTTAAGGGACTAATGAAGTTACTGCAAAGTTCTTCTTCTTTTAATTTACAAGTCATTGCAACTGGAATGCATCTTTCTCCTGAGTTTGGACTTACATATAAAGAAATTGAGAAAGATGGTTTTAATATTGATCGAAAAATTGAAATTTTATTAAGTTCTGATTCACCCACTTCAATTTCGAAGTCGATGGGTTTGGCAATGATATCCATTTCTGAAGCGCTCGAACAATTAAAACCAGATTTATTGATTTTGTTAGGCGATCGTTTTGAAATCTTTGCCTGTGCCTCTTGCGCTATGATTGCAAGAATTCCCATCGCACATTTACACGGTGGAGAACGAACTGAAGGTTTGATTGATGAAGCAATTAGACATTCAGTCACCAAAATGTCATTACTTCACTTTGTTGCTACAGAAGAATATCGAAAGAGAGTGGTTCAGCTTGGTGAAGATGAGGAACGGGTGTTTAATTGTGGTGGTCTCGGGGTAGATTTAATAAAAAACATTAATTTGATGAAAAAGGATGAACTAGAGAAGTCATTAAATTTTCAATTTAAAAACAAAAACCTTTTGGTTACATTTCATCCGGTGACCTTGGAGAATAATACTTCCGAATTTCAGTTCAAAGAAATATGCAAAGTCCTTTCTAATTACGTTAGTAAAGGTAATGGAGTTATTTTTACAAAGGCTAATTCAGATACCGATGGCCGTATCATTAATAAAATCATTGATGAATTTGTCTCAAATAACGGGAATTGTGTAGCATTTGAATCATTAGGAGCTTTGAGGTATCTTTCTGTTTTACAATACATTGATGGAGTGTTGGGAAATTCATCTAGTGGTTTGTTAGAGGTTCCGAGTTTTCAAAAAGGAACGATTAATGTAGGGGAACGTCAAAAAGGGAGGGTAATGGCTGAAAGTGTGATTCAGTGTGAAAGCGATGAAATTTCCATTAGTAAGGCTGTTGAAACTCTCTATAGTGTTGAATTTCAAAACAAGTTAAAACAGGTAACTAGCCCTTATGGCAATGGTGGGGCTTCGGCAGAAATATTTAAAATTCTTCAAGGTATTGATTTTCAGAAAATTTCCGTAAAAAAACCATTTAGAGATCTACTATTATTTATATGA
- the neuB gene encoding N-acetylneuraminate synthase has product MNTKTTIIAEAGVNHNGVIEKAFQLIDVASEAGADYVKFQTFNSEKLSSKIAKKAAYQKVTTDSEESQLDMLKKLELSKEAHYKLIDYAKQKKIKFLSTAFDLESLDFLKTLDLDLFKIPSGEITNYPYLKMISTFKKEIILSTGMANLSDIEQALDVLTSNGLVRSDITVLHCNTEYPTPFEDVNLRAMLSIRDAFGTKIGYSDHTSGIEISIAAVALGATVIEKHFTLDKNLPGPDHKASLDPGELTRLIESIRNVELSLGDGIKRPSKSEVKNIPIVRKSIIALRDIRAGEIFSEENCTVKRPAEGISPMRWNDVMGRTANKAFKMDDIIEI; this is encoded by the coding sequence ATGAATACTAAAACTACCATTATTGCTGAAGCCGGTGTGAATCACAACGGAGTTATTGAGAAAGCATTCCAATTGATTGATGTTGCATCGGAAGCAGGTGCAGATTATGTGAAATTTCAGACATTCAATTCTGAAAAGTTGAGTAGTAAAATTGCTAAGAAAGCTGCATACCAAAAAGTAACAACGGATTCAGAAGAATCGCAACTTGATATGTTGAAAAAACTTGAGTTATCAAAAGAGGCTCATTACAAATTAATAGACTATGCTAAACAAAAGAAAATAAAATTTCTTTCTACCGCATTTGATTTGGAAAGTTTGGATTTTTTAAAAACTTTAGACCTGGATTTATTTAAGATCCCTTCTGGTGAAATCACGAATTACCCTTACTTAAAAATGATTTCGACTTTTAAGAAAGAAATTATACTTTCTACAGGAATGGCAAATTTAAGTGATATCGAACAAGCTCTTGATGTATTGACTTCCAATGGTTTAGTCAGATCCGATATTACCGTACTTCATTGTAATACTGAATATCCTACTCCTTTTGAGGATGTTAACTTAAGAGCTATGCTCTCCATTAGGGATGCTTTTGGAACAAAAATTGGTTATTCTGACCATACTTCTGGGATTGAGATATCCATCGCTGCAGTTGCTTTAGGTGCAACGGTTATTGAAAAACATTTTACTTTAGATAAAAATTTACCAGGCCCTGATCATAAGGCAAGTCTTGATCCCGGTGAATTAACTCGTTTGATAGAATCAATTCGAAACGTAGAACTTTCTCTTGGTGATGGAATTAAAAGACCATCTAAGTCAGAAGTAAAAAATATACCAATTGTAAGAAAATCGATCATTGCTTTAAGAGATATTCGAGCAGGTGAAATTTTTTCTGAAGAAAATTGCACGGTCAAAAGGCCTGCTGAAGGAATCAGTCCAATGAGATGGAATGACGTTATGGGAAGAACTGCAAACAAAGCTTTTAAAATGGATGATATCATCGAAATTTAA
- a CDS encoding NeuD/PglB/VioB family sugar acetyltransferase: MEELILIGGGGHCKSVIDVIREQGRYNIIGIVDPMIAVGEFVLDVKVLGNDSLLPDLASRFKNFHITVGQIGSSPIRNKIANQMISLGAKFPNIISPKAHISRYANLGVGSVIMHNVTINADATIGDFTILNNHSLIEHDVKIGNFCHISTGAIVNGNVTIENDVFIGSGSVVVQGAKIPSHYFLKANQIYK, translated from the coding sequence ATGGAAGAATTAATTCTAATTGGTGGTGGTGGACATTGTAAATCTGTTATCGATGTCATCCGTGAGCAAGGAAGATATAATATAATTGGAATTGTCGATCCCATGATTGCTGTTGGTGAATTTGTTTTAGATGTAAAGGTTTTAGGGAATGATTCTCTGTTGCCGGACTTAGCTAGTCGGTTTAAAAACTTTCATATCACTGTTGGCCAAATTGGATCTAGTCCTATTCGAAATAAAATTGCCAATCAAATGATTTCACTTGGAGCAAAATTTCCAAATATCATTTCACCTAAAGCACATATTTCAAGATACGCAAACCTTGGAGTAGGATCTGTGATCATGCATAATGTTACAATTAATGCAGATGCAACGATTGGTGATTTTACAATTCTGAATAATCATTCTTTAATTGAACATGATGTAAAAATAGGAAATTTCTGTCATATATCGACTGGTGCTATTGTGAACGGAAATGTTACCATAGAAAATGACGTATTTATTGGAAGTGGATCTGTTGTTGTTCAGGGGGCAAAAATCCCAAGTCATTATTTTTTAAAGGCAAATCAAATATATAAATGA
- a CDS encoding LegC family aminotransferase, with protein MINDFIELVRKHYDSPSEFIPLHAPVFKGNELKYVTETIQSTFVSSVGAFVDQFEKVMVDLTGAKYAVATVNGTAALHIALHSIGVTFGDEVITQALSFVATANAIRYTGADPVFVDVDLDSMGLSPSALLNFLESSCEVRDGIVYNKVSGKKIKAIVPMHTFGNPSRIEEIVAIANQFQLPVIEDSAESLGSYVKKRHTGTFGKLGVFSFNGNKTVTCGGGGAVVTDDIELGKRIKHITTTAKVPHPWEYSHDELGFNYRMPNLNAALACAQLEQLDSFLSEKRELSNKYIGFFKNSHIKFQEEISETKSNYWLNTICLKDKTERDEFLKQTNDMKVMTRPAWNLLNTSPMFEHCISDSLSHSKYLADRLVNIPSGVKWKN; from the coding sequence ATGATTAACGATTTTATTGAGCTGGTAAGAAAACATTATGATTCGCCGAGCGAGTTTATTCCGCTCCATGCACCTGTCTTTAAAGGTAACGAATTAAAATACGTTACCGAGACCATCCAATCTACTTTTGTGTCCTCGGTCGGAGCTTTTGTTGATCAGTTTGAAAAGGTAATGGTGGATTTAACTGGCGCTAAATATGCAGTTGCCACCGTTAATGGAACTGCTGCTCTGCACATTGCCCTTCACTCCATTGGTGTTACATTTGGAGATGAGGTAATCACCCAGGCCCTTAGTTTTGTGGCGACGGCCAATGCCATTCGTTACACTGGAGCAGATCCGGTATTTGTAGACGTTGACTTAGACTCAATGGGTCTTTCACCGTCAGCATTACTCAATTTTTTGGAATCTTCCTGCGAAGTCCGAGACGGAATTGTATACAATAAAGTTTCTGGGAAAAAAATTAAGGCAATTGTTCCTATGCATACTTTTGGAAATCCGTCTAGGATCGAGGAAATCGTTGCTATTGCAAACCAGTTCCAATTACCCGTAATCGAAGATTCTGCTGAGTCTCTAGGTAGCTATGTTAAAAAAAGGCATACCGGAACCTTTGGAAAGTTAGGTGTTTTTAGTTTCAACGGAAATAAAACGGTTACTTGTGGCGGTGGCGGTGCCGTTGTGACGGACGATATCGAATTAGGAAAAAGGATTAAACATATAACGACTACTGCGAAGGTGCCACATCCGTGGGAGTATTCGCATGATGAATTGGGTTTTAATTACCGAATGCCCAATCTCAATGCAGCGTTAGCATGTGCACAACTAGAGCAATTGGATTCCTTTCTTTCTGAAAAAAGAGAATTGTCGAACAAATACATTGGTTTTTTTAAGAATTCACATATAAAGTTTCAAGAAGAGATTTCGGAAACAAAATCAAATTATTGGCTTAATACTATTTGTTTAAAAGATAAAACAGAACGTGATGAGTTTTTGAAGCAAACTAATGATATGAAAGTAATGACAAGACCTGCTTGGAACTTATTAAACACTTCGCCAATGTTTGAACACTGTATTTCGGACTCATTATCTCATTCTAAGTATTTAGCAGATCGTCTTGTAAATATTCCCAGCGGAGTTAAATGGAAGAATTAA
- a CDS encoding NAD-dependent epimerase/dehydratase family protein, which produces MKNVLLIGGAGYVGSVITDFLLRNNYKVTCLDYFLYDNQRTVMPYILNENYKFIYGDFCKQDQLNSALNGITDVVILAGLVGDPITKKYPDESRLINDEGMLNLFKSLNGKGLDKVVFVSTCSNYGLIKNDELADENFELSPLSLYAKAKVAAEKSLLSNDNQFDFSPVVLRFATAFGLSPRMRFDLTVSEFTKDLVLGKELLVYDAHTWRPYCHVKDFARLIEIVFNAPKNVVNKQVFNAGGEINNFTKQGILDTILKYLPNSKINFKEHGTDPRNYKVNFSKVKSVLGFEPKYSVEDGVVELIEAFKLNLFNNLEKDNDFHGNYNLTYK; this is translated from the coding sequence ATGAAGAATGTACTTTTGATCGGTGGGGCAGGTTACGTAGGATCGGTGATTACCGACTTTCTACTAAGGAATAATTATAAAGTTACCTGTTTAGATTATTTTCTATATGACAATCAAAGAACAGTAATGCCTTATATTCTGAATGAAAACTATAAGTTTATATATGGCGATTTTTGTAAGCAAGATCAACTAAACTCAGCTCTAAATGGTATTACAGATGTTGTGATACTCGCGGGTCTTGTTGGAGATCCCATTACAAAAAAATATCCAGATGAATCAAGGCTTATTAACGATGAAGGAATGTTGAATTTGTTTAAGTCGTTAAATGGAAAAGGTTTGGATAAAGTTGTTTTTGTTTCTACGTGTTCCAATTATGGGCTCATTAAAAATGATGAGTTAGCTGATGAGAATTTTGAACTTTCACCATTGTCTCTTTATGCAAAAGCAAAAGTGGCAGCCGAAAAAAGTTTACTCTCTAACGACAATCAATTTGATTTTTCACCTGTTGTATTGAGGTTTGCTACTGCCTTTGGTTTGTCGCCAAGAATGAGATTTGATTTAACCGTAAGCGAATTTACGAAAGATCTAGTTTTGGGAAAAGAATTGTTGGTCTATGACGCACACACTTGGCGACCTTATTGTCACGTAAAAGATTTCGCTAGATTGATTGAAATAGTATTTAATGCGCCAAAAAACGTAGTCAATAAACAGGTTTTTAATGCCGGCGGAGAGATTAATAATTTTACCAAACAAGGAATTCTTGATACAATTTTGAAATACTTGCCTAATTCCAAAATTAATTTTAAAGAACACGGAACCGATCCAAGAAATTATAAAGTTAACTTTTCGAAAGTAAAATCAGTATTAGGTTTTGAGCCTAAGTATTCTGTGGAAGATGGTGTTGTTGAATTAATCGAGGCATTTAAATTGAATCTCTTTAACAATTTAGAGAAAGATAATGATTTTCACGGAAATTATAATTTAACTTACAAATGA
- a CDS encoding cytidylyltransferase domain-containing protein: protein MKILAFIPARGGSKGIIGKNLHPVAGKPLLYYTIDIAKQLGDLVLPFLSTDDKKIKEYANSLGLTDEYLRPEILATDTSSTLDAVLHGVDWYERENKTAIDAVLLLQPTSPIRKLEELKEAILFFEKEKLSSLVSVTVMREHPFECIESDTSGWSFLAKPKQEVSGRQSYTGKYYFLDGSFYIASLSFLKEKRAFVREGETFLFESKLKYSIDIDEIEDLEIAESILKKKEDK from the coding sequence ATGAAAATCTTAGCCTTTATTCCTGCAAGGGGTGGATCAAAAGGAATTATCGGTAAAAACCTGCATCCTGTTGCAGGAAAGCCTTTATTGTACTATACGATTGATATCGCCAAACAGTTGGGTGATCTTGTTTTGCCTTTTCTATCCACTGATGACAAAAAAATTAAAGAATATGCTAACTCTTTGGGATTAACAGATGAATATCTGAGACCAGAGATTTTGGCAACGGACACATCATCAACTTTAGACGCAGTTTTACATGGTGTCGATTGGTATGAAAGGGAGAATAAAACAGCTATAGATGCTGTATTACTACTCCAGCCAACTTCACCGATACGAAAATTGGAAGAATTAAAAGAGGCGATTCTTTTTTTTGAAAAAGAAAAACTTTCTAGTCTCGTAAGTGTTACTGTGATGAGAGAACATCCATTTGAATGTATTGAATCTGATACATCAGGATGGTCATTTTTGGCGAAGCCTAAGCAGGAAGTAAGTGGTAGGCAAAGTTATACTGGTAAGTATTACTTTTTGGATGGCTCCTTTTACATCGCTAGTTTGAGTTTTTTAAAGGAAAAACGGGCTTTTGTAAGAGAAGGTGAAACGTTTTTATTTGAGTCCAAATTAAAATATTCTATCGATATCGATGAAATTGAAGATTTGGAAATCGCAGAATCAATATTAAAAAAGAAGGAAGATAAATGA
- a CDS encoding N-acetyl sugar amidotransferase — protein MKYCKRCLYSELHPLNITFDGEGVCSGCRVHEEKDILDWQFRLDKLKKILESYRNTSGNNYDCIIPVSGARDSYYIVHTVKNVLGMNPLLVTYNKQYNTDLGIRNLANLRIRFNCDIMTLTVNPETVKKVTRATLRKLGSLYWHCLAGQTVYPVQVAVKFKIPLIIWGAHQGIDQVGMFSHLNEVEMTRKYRKEHDLMGIEAEDLIDEFDDISEDDVVQYRYPDDKELERVGVRGIYLNNYIRWDSKAQHESMIRDFDYETSLQTRTFDTYNDVDCFNYSDVHDYIKFIKHGYGKVTDHVCREIRLKRMTREEGIELVKKFSEEKPKNLKLFLDWIGMTENGFHFILDQHRNKKIWYRNQNWDWAPRENVFFSDKDNEGVDQVRLKNHESKCEFVLTKNKRPEYQDQKYILIGKGYYK, from the coding sequence ATGAAATATTGTAAACGCTGTTTATACTCGGAACTACATCCATTGAACATCACATTTGATGGGGAAGGTGTCTGTAGTGGTTGTCGAGTTCATGAAGAAAAAGACATTCTGGATTGGCAGTTCCGATTAGATAAACTAAAGAAGATATTGGAATCTTATAGAAATACTTCAGGGAATAATTATGACTGCATCATTCCAGTCAGTGGGGCAAGGGACTCGTATTACATTGTTCATACTGTAAAAAATGTTTTAGGTATGAACCCTCTACTGGTTACATATAATAAACAATACAATACCGATCTCGGGATTAGAAATTTAGCAAATTTACGGATTCGATTTAATTGCGATATCATGACTTTGACCGTAAATCCTGAAACGGTAAAAAAAGTTACGCGGGCTACATTAAGGAAACTAGGTAGCCTTTATTGGCATTGTCTTGCTGGCCAAACAGTATATCCTGTACAAGTTGCCGTGAAATTCAAAATCCCTCTAATCATTTGGGGTGCACACCAGGGAATTGATCAAGTGGGTATGTTCTCTCATCTAAACGAGGTAGAGATGACTCGTAAATATAGAAAAGAACATGATTTGATGGGTATTGAAGCAGAAGACTTAATCGATGAATTCGATGATATTAGCGAAGATGACGTTGTGCAATATCGTTACCCAGATGATAAAGAATTGGAACGAGTAGGAGTAAGAGGAATATATTTAAATAACTATATTCGATGGGATAGTAAAGCTCAACATGAATCAATGATTCGTGATTTCGATTATGAAACCTCTCTTCAAACTAGAACATTCGATACTTATAACGATGTTGATTGTTTTAATTATTCAGACGTTCATGATTATATTAAATTTATAAAACATGGATACGGAAAGGTCACGGATCATGTTTGTCGGGAAATTCGTTTAAAGAGGATGACTCGGGAAGAAGGAATTGAACTAGTAAAAAAGTTTAGTGAAGAGAAACCCAAAAATCTAAAACTCTTTTTAGATTGGATCGGAATGACAGAAAATGGATTCCATTTTATATTAGATCAACATCGAAACAAAAAAATTTGGTATAGAAACCAGAATTGGGATTGGGCACCCCGAGAAAATGTTTTTTTTAGCGATAAAGACAACGAAGGTGTTGATCAGGTTAGGTTAAAGAATCACGAATCGAAGTGTGAGTTTGTTTTGACAAAGAATAAACGACCCGAATATCAGGATCAAAAATACATTCTAATAGGTAAGGGATATTATAAATAG
- the hisF gene encoding imidazole glycerol phosphate synthase subunit HisF — MLKKRIVAVVILKDGLVVQSIGFEKYLPIGKPEIALEYLTSWGIDEIIILDISATKNQLPPNYEMIRKASKKCYVPLTVGGGITNIDEVTQLMHVGADKVSLNQACLKDLTLISKTAHIFGNQSVVVSVDAILTDDGYRVYDYVERKTTKLLPSEFAKTLSEEGAGEIFINSVDRDGKYSGFDTKLIQSICENVAIPVICCGGAKNANDFVQIFSESKVSAAAAANFFHFTEHSVNITKSIVSKVTDIRVETHADYKESNFDQDLRLLKKEDKILEEMLYLRIEKEVI; from the coding sequence ATGTTAAAGAAAAGAATCGTAGCCGTAGTCATTTTAAAAGACGGACTAGTCGTCCAAAGTATAGGTTTCGAAAAATACCTACCGATCGGTAAGCCGGAGATTGCTTTGGAGTATTTAACTTCCTGGGGTATTGACGAAATCATAATTTTGGATATTTCAGCAACCAAGAATCAACTCCCACCAAATTATGAGATGATTCGGAAAGCATCTAAAAAATGTTATGTGCCGTTAACTGTTGGCGGTGGTATTACAAATATTGATGAAGTGACTCAGTTAATGCATGTTGGAGCAGATAAGGTTTCGTTGAACCAAGCCTGCCTAAAAGATCTAACGTTAATTTCGAAAACGGCGCATATATTTGGAAACCAATCTGTTGTTGTTTCGGTTGATGCAATTCTTACGGATGATGGTTACCGGGTTTACGATTACGTTGAAAGAAAAACTACTAAACTTTTACCAAGTGAGTTTGCTAAAACTCTCAGCGAAGAGGGAGCAGGTGAAATTTTTATCAATTCTGTCGATCGAGATGGAAAGTATTCAGGATTTGATACAAAATTGATTCAATCAATTTGTGAAAATGTTGCTATCCCTGTAATTTGTTGTGGGGGAGCAAAAAATGCAAATGACTTTGTTCAAATCTTTTCGGAATCAAAGGTCTCTGCGGCTGCCGCAGCCAATTTTTTCCATTTTACCGAACATAGCGTAAACATCACTAAATCTATTGTCTCTAAAGTTACTGATATCCGTGTTGAGACACATGCGGATTACAAAGAGTCGAATTTTGATCAGGACCTAAGACTTTTAAAGAAAGAAGACAAAATCTTAGAAGAGATGCTCTATTTGAGAATAGAGAAAGAAGTTATATGA